In a single window of the Coprothermobacter proteolyticus DSM 5265 genome:
- a CDS encoding ABC transporter ATP-binding protein: MIKLLSEYLKPYWKYVLLVVLLLTFQAVMNLYLPNLNADIINNGVVKGDVDYIWKTGGLMLAATFLVIIVSVISTYFASKTAMSFGRDLRNAVFEKVLSFSQAELEKFGVPTLITRNTNDVHQIQMMVQIGLTMIVTAPIMAAGSIIMALRQDVVLSYSILIIVPLMGAVVGIMLWIATPLFRSVQKKIDRVNQVLREKLMGVRVIRAFVKDDYEARRFDQANKDLMQTTLKVNRLMAFGIPSLMAIMNLAMVAIVWFGSIRIDSGAMPIGNLTAFLTYVMQIVISVMVAMGMFIMVPRAEASAERILSVLETNPSIESGPDVKVSQVPLSKGLLEFKDVEFRYPGAERPVLRDISFSAEPGQFTAIVGSTGAGKSTLVNLIPRFYDVTDGQILLDGVDIRDIPVEDLRARISLVPQKAFLFRGTVEENLKWGNENATTEELWHALEIAQAKEFVMDMPGQLQAFIDQAGANVSGGQRQRLSIARALVKKADVYVFDDCFSALDFKTESLVRSALREELKDATVIIVAQRVSSIMDADKIVVLNDDGTIAGIGTHDELLKTCRVYQEIVYSQLSKEEIA; the protein is encoded by the coding sequence ATGATAAAACTGCTCAGTGAGTATTTGAAACCCTATTGGAAATATGTTCTGCTAGTGGTGTTGTTACTTACGTTTCAAGCAGTCATGAACCTGTATTTACCAAACTTAAATGCTGACATTATAAACAATGGCGTTGTTAAAGGGGATGTGGACTACATATGGAAAACAGGAGGATTAATGCTGGCAGCAACATTCTTGGTCATCATTGTATCCGTTATATCCACTTATTTTGCATCTAAAACTGCTATGAGTTTTGGCCGTGACTTAAGGAATGCAGTTTTTGAAAAGGTTTTAAGTTTTTCACAGGCTGAGCTAGAGAAATTCGGGGTGCCAACGCTCATAACCCGGAATACTAACGACGTACATCAAATTCAAATGATGGTCCAGATCGGGCTCACAATGATTGTGACTGCACCGATTATGGCTGCTGGAAGTATCATAATGGCTCTGAGGCAAGACGTAGTACTTTCTTATTCAATACTTATCATTGTTCCGCTGATGGGAGCTGTAGTCGGCATAATGCTATGGATAGCTACTCCTCTTTTTAGGTCAGTGCAGAAGAAAATAGATCGTGTTAACCAAGTACTTCGTGAAAAGCTCATGGGTGTACGAGTCATACGGGCATTTGTCAAAGACGATTACGAAGCGAGGCGGTTTGATCAGGCAAATAAGGACCTTATGCAGACCACATTAAAGGTGAACCGATTGATGGCTTTTGGTATTCCATCATTAATGGCCATCATGAATTTGGCCATGGTTGCCATAGTCTGGTTCGGTAGCATACGCATTGACAGCGGAGCTATGCCCATTGGCAACTTGACCGCTTTTCTGACATACGTCATGCAAATCGTGATTTCTGTGATGGTCGCCATGGGAATGTTTATCATGGTGCCACGTGCCGAGGCTTCCGCTGAAAGAATACTGTCTGTGCTTGAAACTAACCCTTCTATTGAGTCTGGTCCAGATGTGAAGGTGAGCCAAGTTCCACTTTCCAAAGGTCTACTGGAGTTCAAAGACGTGGAGTTTCGCTACCCAGGGGCAGAGAGACCGGTGTTGAGGGATATAAGTTTCAGTGCAGAGCCAGGTCAGTTTACTGCGATTGTTGGAAGTACGGGTGCTGGTAAGAGTACCCTAGTCAACTTGATTCCGCGTTTTTACGATGTTACTGATGGTCAGATCTTGCTAGATGGCGTTGACATACGCGACATACCTGTGGAAGACCTACGAGCAAGAATATCCTTGGTTCCACAAAAAGCTTTCCTATTTAGAGGTACTGTCGAAGAGAACCTAAAATGGGGAAATGAAAACGCAACTACCGAGGAGCTTTGGCATGCTTTGGAAATAGCTCAGGCTAAGGAATTCGTCATGGACATGCCTGGCCAGCTTCAAGCTTTCATTGATCAAGCTGGTGCCAACGTTTCCGGCGGTCAACGTCAAAGGCTCTCCATTGCCAGAGCTTTGGTTAAAAAAGCCGACGTTTATGTATTTGATGATTGTTTCTCCGCTTTAGACTTCAAAACCGAATCGCTAGTCCGTTCAGCTCTTCGAGAAGAACTCAAAGATGCCACAGTGATAATAGTTGCCCAGAGGGTGAGCAGTATCATGGATGCCGATAAGATTGTTGTCCTAAACGACGATGGTACCATCGCTGGTATTGGAACCCATGATGAACTGTTAAAGACCTGTAGGGTATACCAGGAAATTGTTTACTCACAGCTTTCAAAGGAGGAAATAGCATGA
- a CDS encoding MarR family winged helix-turn-helix transcriptional regulator, producing MLEDNNDLTSKSTNELLACTDSASMEVFRALFRLIRVHGQLVFRMTAQKGFFPGQAVAVSAIARKPGISQRELADCLHVAPPTVANMLKSLEKAGFVEKKIDSVDQRFVRLQLTEKGVNAAENVDKIFSEICEVSLEGLDDEKKQVLIDLLSKITENMMRHLNNLGGASKDDKTAQ from the coding sequence GTGTTGGAAGATAATAACGACTTGACATCTAAGTCGACTAATGAGCTGTTAGCTTGCACAGACAGCGCTTCTATGGAGGTTTTCAGAGCCCTGTTCAGACTGATAAGAGTTCACGGTCAGCTTGTTTTTAGAATGACAGCCCAGAAGGGCTTTTTCCCGGGACAAGCCGTGGCGGTATCTGCTATTGCACGTAAGCCAGGAATAAGTCAGCGAGAGTTGGCTGATTGTTTGCATGTGGCTCCTCCCACCGTGGCTAACATGTTAAAAAGTCTTGAAAAAGCTGGTTTTGTTGAAAAAAAGATTGACTCGGTAGATCAGCGGTTTGTGCGCCTCCAGCTCACAGAAAAGGGTGTCAATGCAGCTGAAAATGTCGATAAAATCTTCTCTGAAATCTGTGAAGTGAGCTTGGAAGGATTGGATGATGAGAAAAAACAAGTTTTGATAGATCTGCTTAGCAAGATAACTGAAAACATGATGCGGCACTTGAACAATTTAGGAGGTGCAAGTAAAGATGATAAAACTGCTCAGTGA
- a CDS encoding MFS transporter translates to MTESFKRTRSITVAAGLSAYFFVFFVRTALTVVQPDLQSSFGLTASQFSLLASLYFYTYALMQVPAGVLIDYWGPRKSISLAMILASVGSWIFASAPSFLVLLWGRFISALGVSPVYIAVLKLNSSWFLPVEFIALTGITTFIGNLGALVSSGPLAVLVSKVGWRNSFYAVGVITAIISVAAFFLIKDKPSLVGFEDLKEETQLTWKETLEGLKKVLRNRQIWFPTLIYFFSLAPIMTLQAAWGVPMVQNLAHAGKISASYSVMLIAIGFMTAALLSGLLTARMGEFKFAKIFLGMNMILMFSLLTASMWPFWCYPLWFFLSGFTSAGYMPVWNWGKEIAGTKFSGIGMALVNGGGFLGAAFGQLFYGVVLDLLAWEQQPVLAFNMSNLLLALSSVLAFMSLVLFESAQRSKRRL, encoded by the coding sequence ATGACTGAGTCGTTCAAAAGGACACGTAGCATTACTGTTGCTGCCGGATTATCGGCTTATTTCTTTGTGTTCTTCGTACGGACTGCGTTAACCGTAGTTCAACCTGATTTGCAGTCTAGTTTTGGCTTGACTGCTTCTCAGTTTTCTCTCCTAGCCTCTTTGTACTTCTACACATATGCACTCATGCAAGTTCCTGCTGGTGTACTCATAGACTATTGGGGACCAAGAAAGTCTATTTCCTTGGCAATGATTTTAGCTTCCGTCGGATCTTGGATTTTTGCTTCTGCACCCAGTTTCTTGGTCTTGCTATGGGGTAGGTTTATTTCCGCCCTTGGAGTGTCGCCCGTCTACATAGCCGTTCTAAAACTAAACAGTTCATGGTTCTTACCTGTGGAATTCATAGCACTAACAGGCATTACTACTTTCATAGGCAACTTGGGAGCGCTGGTTTCTTCAGGTCCTCTGGCAGTACTTGTTTCCAAGGTAGGTTGGAGGAACTCCTTCTATGCTGTGGGCGTGATAACAGCCATCATAAGCGTGGCAGCTTTTTTCCTTATTAAAGACAAACCTTCATTAGTTGGTTTTGAAGACTTAAAAGAAGAGACACAGCTTACTTGGAAAGAGACCTTGGAAGGCCTAAAAAAGGTTCTGCGAAACCGCCAAATTTGGTTTCCAACACTCATTTATTTCTTTTCTTTGGCGCCCATAATGACATTGCAGGCAGCTTGGGGTGTGCCCATGGTCCAAAACTTGGCACACGCAGGCAAGATAAGCGCAAGCTATTCTGTAATGCTAATAGCGATTGGGTTCATGACCGCCGCTCTGCTTTCAGGCTTGTTGACAGCTAGAATGGGTGAATTCAAGTTCGCGAAAATCTTTTTAGGAATGAACATGATATTAATGTTTTCATTACTCACCGCCAGCATGTGGCCTTTTTGGTGCTATCCCCTATGGTTTTTCTTATCGGGATTCACTTCTGCTGGTTACATGCCCGTATGGAATTGGGGTAAGGAAATAGCCGGTACCAAGTTCTCTGGTATAGGTATGGCCTTAGTAAACGGAGGCGGCTTCTTAGGAGCAGCTTTTGGCCAGCTCTTTTATGGTGTTGTCCTTGATCTGCTAGCGTGGGAACAACAACCCGTATTAGCTTTCAATATGAGCAATTTGCTGCTGGCACTTTCATCGGTTCTGGCTTTTATGTCGCTTGTCCTGTTTGAAAGTGCTCAACGTTCAAAAAGGAGGCTATAG
- the uppS gene encoding polyprenyl diphosphate synthase — MAGPNHIGFIVDGNRRWAKEHGLPTFQGHEVGFNKVLLVTDCLLNTDVKQVTYYLFSTENWKRTQEEVSYLMNLGVRMVEAILEPWAKKNIRVRHIGEKDGLPLSVQKAVQRMEERTKSNTGLLVNLAINYGGKLEIVQAVNALLQQKEGLHQISEKDIDEHLYNPDSNPVDVIVRTSGEQRISNFLLWQSAYAELIFLSKYWPDIEESDVHYVLEEFNRRQRRFGA; from the coding sequence ATGGCTGGTCCAAATCACATCGGATTCATAGTAGATGGAAACAGACGCTGGGCAAAAGAACATGGATTGCCCACGTTTCAAGGTCATGAAGTTGGTTTCAATAAGGTGCTCCTTGTAACTGACTGTTTGTTAAATACTGACGTCAAGCAAGTCACTTACTACCTTTTCAGCACAGAAAACTGGAAACGAACACAGGAAGAAGTTAGTTATTTGATGAACTTAGGAGTCAGAATGGTAGAAGCCATTCTGGAACCATGGGCCAAGAAAAACATAAGAGTGCGCCACATCGGCGAAAAGGATGGGCTTCCACTTAGTGTTCAAAAAGCTGTTCAAAGAATGGAAGAAAGAACCAAAAGTAACACTGGCCTCTTAGTGAATCTGGCCATAAACTATGGCGGTAAGCTAGAAATAGTTCAGGCGGTAAACGCCTTATTGCAGCAAAAGGAAGGTTTACATCAGATCAGTGAAAAAGACATTGATGAACATTTGTATAACCCTGATTCCAACCCAGTGGATGTGATTGTACGTACCAGCGGTGAACAGAGAATATCTAATTTCCTACTTTGGCAATCAGCATATGCCGAACTGATCTTCCTGAGTAAATACTGGCCTGACATAGAAGAAAGTGATGTGCATTATGTGCTCGAAGAGTTCAATAGGAGGCAAAGAAGGTTCGGCGCGTGA
- a CDS encoding ParA family protein — translation MIISVANQKGGVGKTTTALNLAFVYSQNRKILLVDMDAQGNATTGLGVTKNELKTTTYDVLINDASPREAAMMVRKNLYLLPANLDLAGAEVELVNVLSRETRLKGALEPLKEDFDMIIIDTPPSLGLLTVNALVSSDWVLVPIQCEFFALEGVGQLLKTVNLVKKYLNANLDVLGFLLTMYDRRTRLSQEVEAELRAYFKDKVFKTVIPRSTRVAEAPSYGQSILEYDRRSPAARAYNDLVEEIEERVQKQTW, via the coding sequence ATGATTATATCCGTAGCTAACCAAAAAGGTGGAGTGGGCAAAACCACCACCGCATTGAACTTGGCTTTTGTTTATTCCCAAAACAGAAAAATTTTGCTGGTGGACATGGATGCACAAGGTAATGCCACCACTGGCTTAGGAGTAACAAAAAACGAACTCAAAACAACCACCTATGACGTTCTCATAAACGATGCGTCTCCCAGAGAAGCTGCTATGATGGTTCGAAAAAACCTCTACTTGCTTCCAGCAAACCTGGATCTAGCAGGTGCTGAGGTAGAGCTAGTAAACGTTTTGAGTAGAGAAACCAGGTTAAAGGGCGCACTGGAACCTTTAAAAGAAGACTTCGACATGATAATAATAGATACACCACCTTCTCTGGGACTATTAACGGTGAACGCGTTGGTTTCTTCTGATTGGGTATTGGTACCCATTCAGTGTGAATTTTTCGCTTTAGAAGGTGTGGGTCAGCTACTGAAGACGGTTAACCTCGTCAAGAAGTACTTAAATGCAAATCTGGATGTTTTGGGATTCTTGCTAACCATGTATGACAGGAGAACTAGACTGAGTCAGGAAGTAGAAGCTGAACTCAGAGCCTATTTTAAGGATAAAGTCTTCAAAACAGTTATACCGAGAAGTACTCGAGTGGCGGAAGCCCCAAGTTACGGCCAAAGCATTCTGGAATACGACAGGCGTTCTCCGGCAGCAAGAGCATATAATGACTTAGTAGAGGAGATAGAGGAGCGTGTCCAAAAACAAACTTGGTAA
- a CDS encoding ParB/RepB/Spo0J family partition protein, which translates to MSKNKLGKGLNALLGDNLLGEEILQLDPSLITTSPFQPRSAVDDDDIDDLAESLKKTGVLQPILVRGSGDKYELIAGERRWRAAIKAGLEKVPVIVKNVADEQAMIMALVENLQRKDLNPIEVARACKQIIDSTGMTQEELAEVLGMSRSNFTNLLRLLDLPEEVQTLIQKGDITVGHAKVLLSLKDGDETLKLAKVVAQRNLSVRELEQLCKTSKKDNTSKNSMDPHVKKLKQVFAEIKSIPVKVSKNKSGYSVTISFSNPDKAVQLAEYLKQWETLQ; encoded by the coding sequence GTGTCCAAAAACAAACTTGGTAAGGGGCTAAATGCACTTCTTGGGGACAATTTACTGGGTGAAGAAATACTCCAGCTGGATCCTAGCTTAATTACAACATCTCCATTCCAGCCCCGATCCGCGGTTGACGATGACGATATTGACGATTTAGCAGAATCTTTGAAGAAAACTGGTGTCCTGCAACCCATCTTGGTACGAGGTTCTGGGGACAAATACGAACTCATAGCAGGTGAAAGGCGCTGGAGAGCAGCCATAAAAGCCGGATTGGAAAAAGTCCCAGTTATAGTAAAGAACGTTGCCGATGAGCAAGCCATGATTATGGCCTTGGTTGAAAACCTTCAAAGAAAGGATCTCAATCCTATTGAGGTGGCGCGTGCTTGCAAGCAGATTATTGACAGTACTGGTATGACCCAAGAAGAACTAGCCGAAGTGCTGGGCATGAGCAGATCAAATTTTACAAACCTACTAAGGCTTTTGGATCTGCCAGAAGAGGTTCAAACTCTCATACAAAAAGGCGACATCACAGTAGGACATGCTAAAGTTTTACTTAGTTTGAAAGACGGAGATGAAACTCTTAAGCTAGCAAAAGTCGTGGCTCAAAGGAATTTATCAGTCAGAGAGCTGGAGCAACTTTGCAAAACTTCTAAGAAAGACAACACTTCCAAGAATAGTATGGACCCCCATGTAAAGAAGCTTAAGCAGGTTTTTGCCGAAATAAAGAGCATACCAGTTAAGGTGTCCAAGAATAAAAGTGGCTATTCTGTAACCATTAGCTTTTCGAACCCTGATAAAGCTGTCCAGCTGGCTGAATATTTGAAGCAATGGGAAACGTTACAGTAG
- a CDS encoding type III pantothenate kinase, whose product MGNVTVVLVDIGNTRTKLAFSDGESLLSVTELPTGEFDSHLLSKPMDAWVLSSVVPAVGTMWTELLSRKAPGLTLKEVDNFDIIFDVRRKAEVGEDRLADIEGAFYLGLKPPFITIDFGTASVINLVTPQHEFVGGVIGPGVMSSYECLTSKAALLKEVPLDVPEDLIGRDTKTNLESGFILGFAFWAEGFYARLKKQYPDLSAVLTGGAAKIIHQVIDFPAQYEPHLSLLGLLRVLELNKHLL is encoded by the coding sequence ATGGGAAACGTTACAGTAGTATTGGTTGACATTGGTAACACCAGAACAAAACTAGCCTTCAGCGATGGTGAGAGCCTATTAAGCGTGACAGAGCTTCCCACAGGCGAATTTGACTCACATTTACTTAGTAAACCCATGGACGCATGGGTGCTTAGTTCTGTGGTACCTGCTGTGGGAACAATGTGGACAGAACTGCTTTCAAGAAAAGCTCCAGGACTGACCCTAAAAGAAGTTGATAATTTCGATATTATCTTCGACGTAAGGAGGAAAGCAGAAGTTGGTGAAGATCGCCTAGCAGACATTGAAGGCGCTTTCTACTTAGGATTAAAACCTCCTTTTATTACTATTGACTTTGGTACTGCCAGCGTTATAAACTTGGTCACGCCACAACATGAGTTTGTCGGGGGTGTAATTGGACCAGGCGTCATGTCATCATATGAATGCCTAACTTCTAAAGCGGCTTTGTTAAAAGAGGTGCCTCTGGATGTGCCGGAAGACCTTATCGGCCGTGACACAAAGACAAATCTGGAATCCGGGTTTATTCTTGGTTTCGCCTTCTGGGCAGAAGGTTTTTATGCCAGGCTTAAAAAGCAATACCCTGATTTATCAGCGGTGCTAACAGGTGGCGCAGCTAAAATCATTCACCAAGTGATTGATTTCCCTGCACAGTACGAACCGCATTTGAGCCTATTGGGATTACTCCGTGTCCTTGAACTGAACAAACACTTGTTATAG
- a CDS encoding GlgC family sugar phosphate nucleotidyltransferase, which yields MEAFGFIFAHDWIHSLDPLTLVRPAASLPVLGKYRAIDFSLSSFVRAGIVRIGVSLDTEAVSLLDHLRIASQWDLDKKEGGLFILPGKYLGTLDALFKNTTFLRRANEELAIIAWGDCVYNIDFHELMRYHIDKAADITFIGDPEDPYIFVINKFLLLEILFAYKDLRDFWRDAVASIRSDLRIEQFATDIPMYKLSDGLETFYRLHMDALDLNVYKALTQNMILTKLRDFPPAKFSTTCRITDSIVSDGCIIGGHVIHSVVGRNSIIRAGAYVENSILMQDVVVEEGARLINVIADRYTVFRANREVISSELTVIPREHVI from the coding sequence ATGGAGGCTTTTGGATTCATATTTGCTCATGATTGGATTCATTCTTTAGACCCCTTAACCTTAGTACGGCCAGCCGCCTCTTTGCCAGTACTCGGGAAATACAGAGCTATTGATTTTTCCTTGTCCAGCTTTGTGAGAGCGGGTATTGTGCGTATTGGTGTTAGTTTAGATACTGAAGCAGTATCTCTGCTGGATCATCTTCGCATTGCTTCCCAATGGGACTTGGATAAAAAAGAAGGCGGTCTTTTCATTTTGCCTGGCAAGTACTTAGGTACATTGGATGCCCTGTTCAAGAACACTACTTTTCTAAGAAGAGCTAATGAAGAACTTGCCATAATTGCATGGGGAGATTGTGTTTATAATATCGATTTTCATGAGCTCATGCGTTATCACATTGATAAGGCTGCTGATATAACATTCATTGGAGACCCCGAAGACCCCTACATATTTGTCATAAACAAGTTTCTTCTCCTGGAAATACTCTTTGCTTACAAAGACCTTAGAGACTTCTGGCGTGATGCTGTGGCAAGCATAAGGAGCGATTTACGGATTGAACAGTTTGCAACTGATATTCCCATGTACAAATTATCTGATGGCTTAGAAACCTTCTACAGACTTCACATGGATGCTCTCGATCTTAATGTATACAAAGCTTTAACTCAGAACATGATCTTGACAAAACTTCGTGATTTTCCCCCAGCAAAGTTTTCCACTACATGCCGTATTACTGACAGTATCGTTTCTGATGGCTGCATTATTGGAGGGCATGTGATTCACAGCGTAGTTGGTAGAAACTCCATCATACGTGCTGGAGCTTATGTTGAGAACTCCATACTCATGCAGGACGTCGTGGTGGAAGAAGGAGCACGTTTGATCAACGTAATCGCTGACAGATATACGGTGTTTAGGGCTAATCGCGAGGTTATAAGTAGCGAATTAACGGTAATACCCAGGGAGCATGTCATATGA
- a CDS encoding glucose-1-phosphate adenylyltransferase family protein — protein MKVLALILAGGTGTRLGVLTETLAKPSVYFGGKYRIIDFALSNCAHSQLEGIAILPQYRPVELISHVAMGRPWDFVRRTSYFAVLPPHKEWYQGTADAVFQNIEYIDYLKPDTVLVLSADHVYLMDYRPLLKYMDLKNARAVLAATTVPWEEASRYGTVITDEHERIMEFQEKPAEPKSNLVNMGIYAFKWHYLRDLLLEDSVREESSHDFGADIWPRVVGSGEPAYAYRFDGYWLDVGTIKSFWEGHMDLVAPFPRLNLYDPRWKIYTNPADLPSPIFLGSGSARSALVSEGSVVKGNLLRSVVGLQTFIDDDAEVVESVIGPRSYVGKGAKLYRVITGESVCIEEGVVIGEGEDLPNEVAPQIYTDGITVIGRNASIVKGSHLGRQVAVQEGAVVNGVYGSGAFIYRQ, from the coding sequence ATGAAAGTATTAGCACTCATACTTGCAGGAGGAACAGGTACAAGATTAGGCGTACTTACTGAAACCTTGGCAAAACCATCGGTATATTTCGGCGGCAAGTATAGAATCATCGATTTCGCTTTATCAAACTGCGCCCACTCTCAACTGGAAGGCATAGCAATTCTTCCACAGTACAGGCCTGTGGAACTGATTAGCCACGTAGCCATGGGCAGACCGTGGGATTTTGTTAGAAGAACGTCTTACTTCGCAGTGCTTCCCCCTCACAAAGAGTGGTATCAAGGTACAGCGGATGCAGTTTTTCAGAACATTGAATACATTGATTACCTCAAACCTGATACGGTACTCGTATTGTCAGCGGATCATGTGTATTTGATGGATTACAGACCTTTGCTCAAATATATGGATTTGAAGAACGCTCGTGCAGTTTTAGCAGCAACGACGGTTCCTTGGGAAGAAGCAAGCAGATACGGTACTGTGATTACCGATGAACACGAGCGCATCATGGAGTTTCAGGAAAAACCAGCAGAACCAAAATCGAATTTAGTGAATATGGGTATATACGCCTTCAAGTGGCATTACCTTAGAGACCTTTTACTAGAAGACAGTGTTAGAGAAGAATCCAGCCATGATTTTGGGGCTGACATATGGCCACGCGTTGTTGGCTCAGGCGAACCAGCCTATGCCTATAGGTTCGATGGGTATTGGCTTGATGTAGGTACAATAAAGTCTTTCTGGGAAGGTCACATGGATTTAGTTGCTCCATTCCCCAGGCTTAATTTGTACGATCCGCGATGGAAGATTTACACCAATCCGGCGGACCTTCCTTCCCCCATTTTCCTCGGATCTGGGAGTGCTAGAAGTGCATTGGTAAGCGAAGGCAGCGTTGTAAAAGGCAACCTTTTACGCTCTGTAGTGGGACTTCAAACTTTCATAGATGACGATGCCGAAGTAGTGGAAAGTGTCATAGGTCCAAGAAGTTACGTTGGTAAAGGTGCTAAGTTGTATAGAGTGATTACTGGAGAATCTGTTTGCATCGAAGAGGGCGTTGTTATTGGAGAAGGAGAAGATCTGCCAAACGAAGTAGCTCCCCAGATTTACACAGATGGAATAACAGTAATTGGCAGGAACGCCAGTATTGTAAAAGGCAGTCATTTGGGAAGACAAGTAGCAGTTCAGGAAGGCGCTGTGGTCAATGGAGTCTATGGCAGCGGGGCATTCATCTACCGGCAATGA
- a CDS encoding Mur ligase family protein, producing MESMAAGHSSTGNENSGTQLINFSSDDRWFMDGDIFFAFTGAHFDARTLIPELKNKAKLIITEKEATGSNVIYRPDARQIYKKFIKAGAKVYPLHVLGITGTKGKSTIAWWLSSLLGFGYMGTLGIRAKDVKFVLPTTTTGADALFNTYRRTGEDHWVVELSSIGLAEDRLPLPLEGLVWTTFEPEHMDYHKTTYAYFLAKKKAFSYLKKGTFALLGQNVPQADIGTPYLTLRYGDTGNFYILDRREYEWEQEVKIYTPQGPSVVHIPMPGKVFAHDAVGTVAAAFLWKGTKLEGEFPSVPVRMNHVIINGIEMVIDFAHTPESIDACLQTVAQRWGNDFVVIHGATGYEPQNKSYEIIKVINRYGIPGAASIIKSLDQRQSEETLRRYENAGFITGSSTEVFQLCSKKFKKWVIVGMRDAYDRLKEAGIYGT from the coding sequence ATGGAGTCTATGGCAGCGGGGCATTCATCTACCGGCAATGAAAACAGCGGCACACAATTGATAAATTTCTCATCAGACGACCGCTGGTTCATGGATGGAGATATTTTCTTTGCTTTTACCGGCGCACACTTTGATGCTCGCACCCTCATACCAGAGCTTAAAAACAAGGCAAAACTCATCATAACGGAGAAAGAAGCCACAGGATCTAACGTCATATATCGTCCTGATGCTCGTCAAATCTACAAGAAATTCATAAAGGCAGGAGCAAAAGTTTATCCTTTGCATGTTCTTGGCATTACAGGTACCAAAGGTAAGAGCACCATTGCATGGTGGTTATCCTCTTTGCTGGGATTTGGCTATATGGGAACACTTGGCATAAGAGCTAAGGATGTTAAATTTGTCTTGCCTACCACGACTACGGGTGCTGATGCTTTGTTTAACACTTATCGAAGGACTGGAGAAGATCACTGGGTAGTGGAACTCTCTTCCATTGGTTTGGCAGAAGACAGGCTTCCACTGCCGCTGGAGGGTCTAGTATGGACCACATTTGAACCAGAACACATGGACTATCACAAAACCACATACGCATACTTCTTGGCTAAGAAAAAAGCCTTTTCTTACCTAAAAAAAGGTACTTTCGCGTTACTAGGACAAAACGTGCCACAAGCTGACATTGGTACACCTTACTTAACTCTGAGGTATGGTGATACTGGCAACTTCTACATTTTGGACAGAAGAGAATACGAATGGGAACAAGAAGTGAAAATTTACACACCTCAAGGACCCTCTGTGGTACATATCCCCATGCCTGGGAAAGTTTTTGCTCACGACGCTGTGGGCACCGTGGCAGCGGCTTTTCTTTGGAAAGGTACTAAACTAGAAGGTGAATTTCCTTCCGTTCCGGTTCGTATGAACCACGTCATCATAAATGGTATCGAAATGGTCATAGATTTTGCTCACACGCCAGAGAGCATAGATGCATGTTTGCAAACAGTTGCCCAGCGCTGGGGTAATGATTTTGTGGTCATACACGGAGCTACCGGTTACGAACCGCAAAACAAGAGCTACGAAATCATAAAAGTTATAAACCGGTATGGCATCCCAGGAGCAGCTTCCATCATAAAGTCCCTTGACCAGCGCCAATCTGAAGAAACGCTGAGAAGGTATGAAAACGCTGGTTTCATAACAGGAAGTAGCACCGAAGTATTTCAGCTCTGCAGTAAGAAGTTCAAGAAATGGGTCATCGTGGGAATGAGAGATGCCTACGACAGGCTAAAGGAGGCTGGTATTTATGGAACTTGA
- a CDS encoding ferritin-like domain-containing protein has translation MELEKAISAVQYALEMEKEGVRFYGEKADEATTPSVKDLFTGLKRMEENHVDYLSKVLGHLKDENTFLDEMPPEETPFERLKAEESEFNFGEIAALRMAMLLEHDFAQFYKKAAEHTDDDIGKQIYLKLAKWEEEHEAAIRNELDNLMKEHWYDMGFSPLL, from the coding sequence ATGGAACTTGAGAAAGCCATTAGTGCAGTTCAGTATGCCCTGGAGATGGAAAAAGAAGGCGTACGTTTCTATGGTGAAAAAGCAGATGAAGCAACTACTCCTTCTGTAAAAGACCTGTTCACTGGACTAAAACGCATGGAGGAAAATCATGTTGATTATTTGTCCAAGGTATTGGGACATCTGAAAGATGAGAATACCTTCCTCGACGAAATGCCCCCTGAAGAAACACCTTTCGAAAGATTGAAAGCAGAAGAATCAGAGTTTAACTTTGGCGAAATAGCGGCATTGAGAATGGCTATGCTGCTGGAACATGACTTTGCTCAGTTTTACAAGAAAGCTGCCGAGCATACCGATGATGACATAGGCAAACAGATTTACTTGAAGCTAGCAAAGTGGGAAGAGGAACATGAGGCAGCTATCCGTAATGAGCTGGATAACCTGATGAAGGAGCATTGGTATGATATGGGTTTTTCTCCCCTTCTATGA